The Lysobacter helvus nucleotide sequence CCACGATGATCGTGTCGTACGCCGACAGCCAGCGATCGGACTGGATTTCCGCCAGCAGGATGCCGTCGGTCATGAACTTGATCGCGGTCTGCTCCGACACGTGGTCGGTGAAGCGCACCTGGAACCCCACGGCCCCGCCCACCGGCACCTGCAATTCCTCGGCGACGCGTCGCGCCACCGCGCGCGCGGCGATGCGGCGCGGCTGCGTGCAGCCGATCATCCCGGCGGCGCCGCGGCCCGCGGCCAGGCACAGCTTCGGGATCTGCGTGGTCTTGCCCGAGCCGGTTTCGCCCGCGATCACCACCACCGGGTGCTTGCGGATCAGTTCGACGATGCGTTCGGCTTCCGCCGCGATCGGCAGGTCCGGTGCCACCCCGGCCTTCGGCAAGGCGGCCGCGCGGGCCTCGCGCACGGTGACCGAGCGCTGCAGCGCCTGGGCGAAGGCATCGCGCAAAGCCTCGTCTTCCGGCTTCGCGTTCCAGCGCTGCCAGAGGCCGAGCAGGCGGCCGCGGTCCTTCGAGAGCGCGCCCTCGATGGCGTTGCGGGCCCGCCCTGACGCGGTCTTTGCACTCGATTCCATACACTGCCTGTTGATAGCCGCCATCAATCACTGCGGCAGCGACAATCGATTTCCCGAGTCGCCGCCGCCCCACTATTGTGATCGCAACCCCCCACCTGGAGCGCATGCGCATGGGCAAGTCCGAGAAATCCCTGTCCGAGGATCCGAACCTGGGTGCCAACGCCCCCGACATCGACATCGGCATCAACGCCGACGATCGCAAGGCCATTTCCGAATCCCTGATGCAGGTGCTGGCCGACGCCTTCACGCTGTACCTGAAGACGCACAACTTCCACTGGAACATCACCGGCAAGATGTTCAACAGCCTGCACCTGATGTTCGAGACCCAGTACAACGAGCAGTGGATCGCGCTGGACGAGATCGCCGAGCGCATCCGCGCGCTGGGCTACAACGTGCCGGCCTCGTACAAGGATTTCCAGCGCCTGAGCACCATCAAGGACGACACCACGGTGGAACACACCGACTGGCGCGAAATGGTCCGCCAGCTCACGCTGGGCAACGAAGCCGTCAGCCGCACCGCGCGCAAGAGCCTGGAAATCGCCGACAAGGCCGGCGACGACCCGACGGTGGACATGCTGACCTCGCGCCTGAAGGTGCACGAGAAGAATGCGTGGATGCTGCGCTCGCTGCTGCAATGATCCGCTGATTTGCCGGCGTCGTTCCGCCCGGGACGGCGCCGGTCTCGCGTAACCTGTGCGGCATGCAGGCCGCACTCGACACCCTCCGCCACGTTTTCGGTTACGACGCCTTCCGCGGCGCGCAGGGCGAGATCGTCGCGCACGTCGCCGGTGGCGGCGACGCGCTCGTCCTCATGCCCACCGGCGGCGGCAAGTCGCTGTGCTACCAGCTGCCGGCGCTGCTGCGCGAAGGCACCGCGATCGTGGTGTCGCCCCTGATCGCGCTGATGCAGGACCAGGTGGAGGCGCTGCGCCAGCTCGGCGTGCGCGCGGCGTTCCTCAATTCCTCGCTCGATGCCGGCGCCGCGCTCGCGGTGGAGCGTGCGTTCTCGGCCGGCGAACTCGACCTGCTGTACGTCGCGCCGGAGCGCCTGCTGACGCCGCGCTTCCTGTCGCTGATGGACCAGGCGCGCCTGGCGCTGTTCGCCATCGACGAAGCGCATTGCGTCTCGCAGTGGGGCCACGACTTCCGCCCGGAATATCGCCAGCTCACGCTGCTGCACGAGCGCTGGCCGGACGTGCCGCGCATCGCGCTCACCGCCACGGCCGATGCGCCCACGCGGCGCGAGATCGTCGAGCGGCTGAAGCTGGAGGAAGCGCAGGAATTCGTCAGTTCCTTCGACCGGCGCAACATCACCTATACCGTCGTCGCCAAGCAGGAGGCGCGGCGACAGCTGCTGGAGTTCCTGTCCTCCCGGCGCGGCCAGTCCGGCATCGTGTATTGCCTGTCGCGACGCAAGGTGGAACAGACGGCGGAGGCGTTGTCAGAGAAAGGTATCGTTGCCTTGCCGTATCACGCGGGGCTCGATTCGCAGGTGCGCGCCGAACACCAGCGCCGGTTCCTGCGCGAAGACGGCATCGTGATGTGCGCCACCATCGCCTTCGGCATGGGCATCGACAAGCCGGACGTGCGCTTCGTCGCGCACCTGGACCTGCCCAAGTCCATGGAAGGCTATTACCAGGAGACCGGCCGCGCGGGGCGCGACGGCGATCCGGCCGATGCGTGGATGTCGTACGGGCTCGGCGATGCGGTGCTGCTGCAACGCATGATCGAAGAGGGCGACTCGGGCGAGGATCGCAAGCGCCTGGAACGTCGCAAGCTCGACGCGTTGATCGGCTTCTGCGAATCCACCAGCTGCCGGCGCCAGTCGCTGCTGGGCTACTTCGGGGAATCGCATCCCGGCGCGTGCGGACGCTGCGACAACTGCATCTCACCGCCGCAAAGCTGGGACGGCACGGTGGCGGCGCAGAAGGCCTTGTCGTGCGTGTATCGCACGGGGCAGCGGTTCGGCGCCGCGCACGTGATCGATGTGCTGCGCGGCGCGGAGACACAGAAGATCCAGCAGTTCGGGCACGAACGCCTGAGCACCTACGGCGTCGGCAAGGACCTCGATGCGAAGCAATGGCGCAGCGTGATGCGGCAACTCGTCGCGGGCGGCTGGCTGCAGGTGGATGTCGAAGGGCATGGCGCATTGCGGCTCACGTCGGAAAGCGCGGCGCTGTTGAAAGGCGAACGCACCCTCACCCTGCGCGCCGAAGCCGAGCGCCTGCCGAAGGCGCGCCGCGAAGCGCGCGCGTCGCAGGGCACGGCGGCGATGGATGACGAAGCGACGGTGCGGTTCGATGCGCTGCGTGCGTGGCGCGCGAGCGTGGCGCGCGAACAGAATGTCCCGGCCTACGTGATCTTCCACGACGCCACGTTGCGCCAGATCGCGTTGGCGGAACCGACCGACCTCGATGCGCTCGCCACCATCAGCGGCGTCGGCGCCACCAAGCTCGAACGTTACGGCTCGGCGGTGCTGGAAGCACTGTCGTCGGCCGAGGCCTGACGCAACGAAGCCGGAAAAGCGTGGGCTTTTCCGGCTTCGCACCTGATCAAGGGTGGTGTTGCTTAGCGGTGGCTGCTGTCGTCGCGCGGCGGGGCGGACGTGCCGGGCTTCTTGTCCTGGCTACGATCGTCCTGCTTGTTCTGGGTCTGCTGCGTGGTCTTGCCCGAGTCCTTGCCCTGGCCTTCCTGGCGCTGGCCGGAGCCCTGGCCCATGTTGCTGCCCATGTTGCCGCGGTCGTTCTGGTTGTTGCCCATCGTGTGCTTACTCCTCTCTTGCGATTGGTTGGTGCCGATGTCCGACTTGCGTCGGTGGTGACACTCTGCAAGAGCACGCATGAGAAATACGTGAGATGCGCGCGCATTCATGCGATGCATTGGTTCGCTTCAGAGATGTGCAGGTGTGTCGACGAATTCGAATGCGCATGTTTGCGGATTCAGCAACGTGCAAGCGGGCGTTCAACCCACCGACGACAAACGCGGCAGCAAGGCTTCCGGCAACACTTCCGACAAGCGTTCGCGCACGCGCGCGCCGTAACTGGCCGTCGTCGTGGCACACAAATGCGCGAGTCCCTCCAGCAAGCGTTCGACCAGCAACGCTTCGTCGCCGGTGGACTGGATCGCAAGGCGCAGGTCGGCCGCTTCGGTGCTGCGTTGCAGTTGCAGCATGTCGATGAGGTACATCTTCGCGGCCACCAGCGAACGACGTCGCGCGGCAGGTGCCTGCGTGGCGACGGGCCCCACGCGCGGTGCGATTTCCATCGCCACCGGCGCACGCGTCGAAGGCGACAGGTATCCCTCGCGCACCAGCCGATCGACGGCCGGCCGGATGTCCTCGCCCAGCATCGCGATCACATCCTCCAGCGTGCGGCGTCCGTCCGCGAGGATCAGGATGCGCCGCTCGCGCATGTCCACGCCACCGCGCGTTCCGCCCGCGAGCACGTCGCGCGCCTTGTCCGTCTTCCCCAGTTGCATGTCGGTTCCCTCCCCTGGGCGCGCAAGGCTATCGGGCGCAGATGGACGATCGATGACACGCCGGTGGCCACGCCGTCACCGCGTTGTCGCGTGCGTGTCATCGCCGTGTCGCGCAGCGGCGCGAGCCTGCGCGCATCGCCAATGCCGGAGTCCGCATGCGCCATCGCGCCGCGTTCGTCTCGGATTGCCATCTCGGCGCGACCCATTGCCACGCCGCCGAACTCGCGACCTTCCTCGAACAGCTGCAATGCGAACGCCTGTACCTCGTCGGCGACATCGTGGACCTGTGGTGGATGGCGTGCCGCCGCGCGCAGTGGGGCGCGGCGCAGAACCGCGTGGTCGAAGCGCTGCATGCCCTGCGCCGCGCGGGCACCGAACTGATCTACATCCCCGGCAACCACGATCGCCCTGCGCGGCGGTTCTGCGGGCTCGCTTTGCCGGCGATGCGCGTGCGGCGCCGCGCGATCCACGTCACCGCTGATGGGCGCCGGTTGCTGGTGGTGCACGGCGACGAGTTCGATGCGCAGACGCAGTTCGGCGGGATGCAGGAGCGCGTGGGTGACTGGTTGTACGACCGGATCCTGTCCGGGAACGCGCTGCTCAACCGCGCGCGCCGGCGCTTCGGGATGCGCTACTGGTCGCTCGCCGAATTCCTCAAGCGTCGCAGCGACGCGGCCGAACGCTACATCGCGCGCTATCGCCAGGCCGGGCTCGACGAAGTGCGGCGGCGCGGCCTCGACGGCATCGTGTGCGGCCATATCCATCGCGCGGCGCTGGAGATGCGCCGCGGCCTGATCTATGCCAACGATGGCGACTGGGTCGAATCGCTGACCGCGCTGGTCGAGGATCCCGACGGCACGCTGCGCCTGCTGTCCCACACCCACGCCACCCTCGCCCGCCTCGCGCCGCGGCCGGCCTTCGACCTGCAGCGGCCGCTCGCCGCCTGACGCAGGCGGCTGTCTCAAAACAGTCACACGCGCGCCATACCGTGCGCGCATGGACCTGCTCATGGTGTCGGACGTCTATTTCCCGCGGGTCAACGGCGTGTCGACGTCGATCCGCACGTTCGTCCGCGCGCTGGTCGCGCTGGGCCACCGGGTGACGCTGGTTGCGCCGGACTACGGCGCGTCGGACGAACAGACCGCGCGCGACACGGAGTTCGGTCCCGCCTTCGACGTGATCCGCGTGCCGGCGCGCGTGTTGTTCTTCGATCCGGAAGACCGCTTGATGACCGCGCGTGCGTTGCGTGCCGTCGAAGCCCGCCTCGCGTCGCGCCGCTTCGACGCCGTGCACGTGCACACGCCCTTCCGCGCGCATGGCGTCGGCGTGCGCCTCGCCCGCGCCTCCGGCGCGCCGGTGGTGGAGACCTACCACACGTATTTCGAGGAATACATCGCGCACTACCTGCCGTGGTGTCCCTCGCCGTTGCTGCGGCTGGTCGCACGGCGCCTGTCGCGCAAGCTGTGCCACGAGGTCGACCACCTCATCGTACCGACCACCGAGATGGAGGCCGTGCTGCGCACCTACGGCGTGCGCACGCCTGCCACGGTGCTGCCCACCGGCATCGACCTCGACGAATTCCAGGGCGGCGACGGCCAACGCTTCCGCGCCGCGCAGGGCCTCGCGCCCGGTGCGCCAGTGGTCGCGACGGTCAGTCGCCTCGCGATCGAAAAGAACATCCCGTTCCTGCTGGACGTCGTCGCGCGGGTCGTGCGCGACGCGCCCGCACTCCGCTTCGTCATCGCCGGCGAAGGCCCCGATGAGAAACGCTTGCGCACGCGCGTGCGCACGCTGGGCCTGGACGCCAACGTGGTCTTCGTCGGCAACCTCGATCGCCGCACCACGCTGCTCGACTGCTATCGCGCGGCGGATGCGTTCCTGTTCGCCTCGCCCACCGAAACGCAGGGCCTGGTGCTGATCGAAGCCATGGCGCTCGGCATCCCGATCGTATCGACCGCGGTGATGGGCACCGCCACCGTCTTGCGGAAGGCGCGCAGCGCGGTGGTGAGCGGCGAGCACGTGGAAGAATTCGCGCGCCACGTGTTGCGCGTGCTGCGCGACGACACCTTGCGCATCGCCTTGTCCGCCGCGGGTCCGCGCGATGCCGCGGCGTGGGACAACGCACGCCTGATCCAGCGCGCGCTGGAGGTCTACGCCACGGCGCGGCCCGACGCGGCCGCCCTCTCGATTCCCCTGGAAGAACGCGCATGAAGCGACGCACCCTGGCCTTGGTCCTCGCCTGCTTCGTCACCGGCGCGATCGCCGCGACGACGTGGGTAGACCTCGAACATCGCTTCACGAAGGAACAGCTGCACGCCACCGGCCTGGACACGCTGACCGCCGCGCAGCTCGCCGAACTCAACCGTTTGCTGCGCGACGACGCCGAGGCTGCGCCTGCGCCCGTCGCCGCCTCCGCGCCGCACGCCGAGCGCGAACCCGAACGCTCCCGCTTCATCGGCTTCAACGACGAGCCGATCGAAAGCACGCTGGTCGGCACCTTGAACGGTTGGGAACCCGGCACCGAGTTCGCACTCGCCAACGGCCAGCGCTGGAAGGTCCTCAAGGGCCACTACACGCTGTCGAAACCGCTGCAGGCGCCGAAGGTGAAAGTGGTGCCCGGCGCGGCGGGCCGCTGGTTCTTCCGCCTCGACGACGACACCCCCGGCGCGCGCGTGTACCGCGTCGACTGAGCCGCGCCCCCCTGAATCCGCACCGCCCTCCGCCGCGTAAAGGCGGACATGCACCCGCACCCGGTCCGGCGTCCCGTCCCCACGTTCCCCCTTCACGGCACGTGGCTTAAGGTTCGCCGGACACCGCGGCGCCCTGCCGCACCCCGATTCGCAGGACGCGCGCGCCCCATGACCGACCTCGTGTTGCCCGAACGCAACGCCGACGCCATCGACGCGCTGCTCGCGCGCGTGGCCGGCGGCGACCGGGCCGCGTTCGAAGCTCTGTATCGCGATGCCGCGCCGCTGCTGCTCGGCATCTGCCTGCGCGTGCTGCCCGATCGCGCGGAAGCCGAGGACGTGCTGCAGGACGTGTTCGTCACGGTGTGGCGCAAGGCCGCGCAATTCGACGGCGCCCGCGCGCGTGCGCTGACGTGGATGGGCGCGATCGCACGCAACCGGTCGATCGACCGCCTGCGCGCAATGCCGAATGCCCCGCGCGCGCCGATGGAACTCGCCGAGGAAGCGCCCGACCCCGCGCCCTCGCCCGCCATGCAGGCCGAGGCCAGCGCTGACAAGGCGCGCCTGGACGACTGCGTCGAGCAACTCGAACCGCGCCGCAGGCAACTCATCCGCACCGCGTTCTTCGAGAACGTCACGTATGAAGAACTCGCGGCGCGCACCGGGTCGCCGATCGGTTCGATCAAGAGCTGGATCCGGCGCGGCCTGCAGCAACTCAAAGCGTGCCTGGAACGATGAACGTCGCCGCCGACCGCCTCGAACCCGACGTGCCGCGCGACGACGACCTGTTCGCCGCCGAATACGCGCTGGGCGTGCTCGACGCGAACGAGCGCATCGAAGCGCAGGCACGCATCGCGCGCGATCCGGCGTTCGCGGCCCTGGTCGCGGCCTGGGACGCGCGCTTCGCTGCCTGGTTGCTGCGTGCACAACCGCAGGCGCCCAGCGCGCACGTCTGGCCGCGCGTGCGTACGTCGCTCGGATGGGCGTCGGTCGGCGACGACACGCGCCCGGGCCGCTGGAACGATGTGCGTACGTGGCGCCTTGCCACCGCGCTCGCCGCAGCCGCCGCCATCGCCGCGATCAGCTTCGCGTTGCTGCAGCGTCCCGCGCCGCCCGCACCGCCGCAGGTCGTCGTGGCGCCGCCCGCGCCTGCACCGACGACGCCCGCGCGCCCCGTCACCGTGCTCGAACGCGACGACGGCAGCACGGGCTGGATCGCCTCCATCGACCCGGGCGCCGCGCAGGTCCACCTGGCGCCCGTGCCCGTGCCGGCCGATGCGCAGGGTCGCGTGAACGAGCTGTGGGTCATTCCCGCGGGCAAGGCACCGATCTCGCTGGGCCTGGTCTCGACCGACAAGGCGCAGACCATCGACGTGCCGGCCGCCGTGCGCGATGCGTTGCGCGTCGGCGCGACGCTCGCCGTCACGCTCGAACCGCTGGCCGGCATCCCGCATGCGGCCCCGTCCGGACCGGTCGTGGCGAAGGGCGGCATCGCGCAGATCTGACCTGGCAGGTGCATCCACCGGGGCGTCCCGTCCGTAACACGGACAGGACCGCGCTCCAGGAGGGATGCCATGGCCGTTGCCCAGACCGTCGCCGCGACGATGCGGCGCTGGTTCGACACCACGACGCAGGTGCCCGGCGAACGCGAAGGTCGCATCGACTGGTTGCGGGCTTCGCCGTTCGTCGCGATGCACCTGGCGTGCCTGTGGGTGTTCTCGGTCGGCGTGTCGGCGACCGCGCTGTGGGTCGCGGCGATCGCCTACGCGGTGCGCATGTTCGCGCTCACCGCGTTCTACCACCGCTACTTCTCCCACCGCACGTTCCGCGCCTCGCGCACCGTGCAGTTCGTCTTTGCATTGATCGGCGCGGCGTGCGTGCAGCGCGGGCCGCTGTGGTGGGCCGCGCACCATCGTGACCACCACCGCCACACCGAGACCGCGCGCGATCCGCATTCCCCGCGCGTGCATGGCTTCCTGTGGAGCCACGCCGGCTGGTTCCTGACGCCCGCGGCCTTCCGCACCAACCTGGCGCGCGTGCCGGACTTCGCGCAATACCGCGAACTGCGCTGGCTGGATCGCTTCGATACGGCCGTGCCGGTGCTGTTCGCGATCGCGCTCTACGCGGCGGGTGCCTTGCTCGAACGCTACGCGCCGGGCCTGCACACCAACGGGCCGCAGCTGCTGGTGTGGGGGTTCTTCGTGTCCACCGTGGTGCTGTTCCATGCGACGGTCACGATCAACTCGCTCGCGCACCGGTTCGGCCGGCGCCGCTTCGACACGCGCGACGACAGCCGCAACAACGCATGGCTGGCGCTGATCACCTTCGGCGAAGGCTGGCACAACAACCACCACTTCTTCCCGGGCACCGTGCGCCAGGGCTTCCGCTGGTGGGAAATCGACCTGTCGTACTACGTGTTGCGCGCGATGGCGGCGGTTGGCCTGGTGCGCGACCTCAAGCCGGTGCCCGCCTGGGTGCTGGCGAGGGCGAAGGCGCCCTGATGCGCATCGCGGTCATCGGTTCCGGGATCTCCGGCCTCGCCAGCGCGTGGCTCCTGTCGCGCCGGCACGCGGTCACGCTGTTCGAAGCGGACACGCGCCTGGGCGGGCACACGCATACGCACATCGTGAAGGTCGATGGCCAGGCGGTGGCGGTCGACACGGGCTTCATCGTGCACAACCGCGCGCACTATCCGTTGCTCTCGCGCATGTTCGATGCGCTGGGCGTGCAGACGCAGCCGACGACGATGGGATTTTCCGTCAGCAACGCGCGCAGCGGGCTGGAATACAACGCCACCTCGCTCGATGGCCTGTTCTGCCAGCGTCGCAACATCGCCTCGCCGCGCTTCCTCGGCATGCTGCGCGACCTGGCACGCTTCTACCGCATCGCCCCTGCGTTGCTGGACGCAGGCGCGGGCGATCCGACGCTGCGCGAATTCCTGGCGCAGCATCGCTTCGGCCAGGCGTTTCGCGACGACCACCTGGTCCCGATGGCGTGCGCCCTGTGGTCGTCGCCTGCCGCCACCATCCTCGAATTTCCCGCGCGGCATCTCGTCTGCTTCATGCACCAGCACCAGATGCTGCAGGTCTCCGGGCGCCCGGAATGGCGCGTCGTGCGCGGCGGGTCTTCGCAATACATCCGCGCGCTCGAACGCGACTGGCGCGTCGACGTCCGCCTGGGCACGCCGGTGCGGCGCGTGCGCCGCGATGTCGAAGGCGTGGAAGTCCAGGTCGATGGCGGCGGGGAGCGATTCGAGGCCGTGGTGATGGCGTGCCACAGCGACCAGGCGCTGGCGCTGCTGGGCGATGCGGACGCAACCGAACGCGCGGTGCTCGGTGCGATTCCCTACCAGGCCAACGACACCGTGCTGCACACCGATGCGTCGCTGCTGCCGCGCCATCGCAAGGCGTGGGCCGCGTGGAATGCGCACGTGCCCACCGATGCCACCGGGGCCTGCACGGTGAGCTACTGGATGAACGCGCTGCAATCGCTGGAGGTCGGCACGCCGTTGATCGTCACGCTCAATCGCACGACGGACATCGATCCCGCCAAGATCCTGGCGCGCATGTCGTACACGCACCCGGTGTTCACCCGCGCCGCGGTCGCCGCGCAGGCCTTGCGGCCCACGATCCAGGGGCGCGCACGCACGTGGTACGCCGGCGCGTACTGGGGCTGGGGCTTCCACGAAGACGGCATGCGCAGCGCGGTGGAGGTGGCTGAATTGCTCGGCGTGCGCTGGTGCGTCGAAGGCATCGGGACGTCGATGCCCGACCCCGTCGACGCCCCATCCCGGGAGGCCGCATGAACGCCGTCGTGCACAGCGCCCTGTACGAAGGCGGCGTGCGCCATCGCCGCTTCCTGCCGCGCGCGCATGCGTTCGGCTACCGGATGGCGCAATTGTTCCTCGACCTCGACGAAGTCGACGCGATCTTCCGCGGACGCTGGCTGTGGTCGGTGGATGCGCCCAACCTCGCCGAGTTCCGGCGCGCGGATTTCCTGGGGCCGGCGACGCAACCCTTGAAGGACGCCGTGCTCGCGCGCGTCGAAGCGCAGACGGGCACGCGCCCGAGCGGCCCGGTGCGCCTGCTCGCGCACCTGCGCTACGGCGGCCATGTCTTCAACCCGGTCTGCTTCTACTACTGCTTCGAACGCGACGGCTCGCTCGCCGCCATCGTCGCGGAGATCACCAACACGCCGTGGGGCGAACGCCACGCCTACGTGCTGCCGGTCGCCGAGGCCGCGCGTGCGGGCCGCGCGCTGCGGTGGGACTTCGACAAATCGTTCCACGTCTCGCCGTTCATGGGCATGGCGCGCGCGTACGACTGGCGCTTCACGGTTCCGGGCGAAGACCTGCGCGTGCACATGCGGGTGCTGCGCGAGGGCGCGTGCGAATTCGACGCCACGCTCGCGCTGCAACGCCGCCCGCTCGACGGCCCGGCGCTTGCGCGCGTCCTGTGGCGCTACCCGCTGATGACCGTCCAGGTGATCGGCGCCATCCATTGGCAGGCGTTGCGCTTGTGGTGCAAGCGCGTACCGATCCATTCCCATCCCCGTTTGCAGGAACCGCTGGCATGAATGTCCAAGTCAATGTCGTCCCGCTGGCGCGGCCGCGCTGGTCGCCGCTGGATCGCCTGCTCCGCGATCGGCTGCTGCACACGCTGGCCGGCCTGCGGGGCGGCACCCTGCAGGTCCACGATGCCTTCGGCACCACGCTGCTGGGCGACGGGACGTTCCCCGCGCTCGAACTGCATGTCCACAACGCCGCGTTCTACCGCCTCGCCGCCGCCAGCGGCAGCGTCGGCGCCGCGGAGGCGTACATCGACGGTGCGTGGGACTGCAACGACCTGGTCGCGCTGGTGCAGGTGCTCGTGCGCAACCGCGCATTGCTCGATGCGATGGAAACCGGCCCCGCGCGCCTGGGCGGCGCCGCCTTGCGCCTGTGGCATGCGGCACGACGCAACACGCGCGCCGGTGCGCGGCGCAACATCGCGGCGCACTACGACCTCGGCAACGATTTCTTCGGATTGTTCCTGTCCGACGACCTGATGTACTCCTCGGCGATGTTCGCGCGCGAGGACGACACGCTGGAAGTCGCTTCGCGCCGCAAGCTGGATCGCATCTGCCGCAAGCTTCAGCTCGCGCCGGGCGATCGCGTCGTGGAAATCGGCACGGGCTGGGGCGGCTTCGCGCTGTTCGCCGCGGCCAACTACGGGTGCCACGTCACCACGACCACGATCTCGGGCGAACAGCACGCGCTGGCCACCGCGCGCGTGGCGGCCGCGGGTTTGCAGGATCGCGTGACGCTGCTGCGCGAGGACTACCGCGACCTGCGCGGCGACTACGACAAGCTGGTGTCGATCGAGATGGTGGAAGCGATCGGCGCCGCGCAGCTGCCCGGCTACTTCGAACGCATCGGTGCGCTGCTGCGCCCCGGCGGCCTGGCGCTCGTGCAGGCGATCACCATCGAGGACCACCGCTACGCACGGGCGCTGCGGTCGGTGGATTTCATCAAGCGCCATGTGTTCCCGGGCTCGTTCATTCCTTCCCTCGCCGCGTTGATCGACGCGAAGACGCAACGCAGCGACCTGGCGCTGCTGCACGTGGAGGATTTCGGGATGTCGTATGCGCGCACGCTGCAGGCCTGGCGCGAACGCTTCGAGGCCCGCTTGCCCGAGGTCTTCGCGCTGGGGCACGACGCGCGCTTCGCGCGCCTGTGGACGTTCTACCTGGCGTATTGCGAAGGCGGGTTCCGCGAGCGGTCGATCGGCGTCGCGCAACTGGTGTTCGCGAAACCCGGGGCGCGCGATGCAGGCGCCGTGCCTGCGCTCGATGCGATCGAGGCCTGAGATGGACTTCTTCGCGGACCATCCGCTCTCGCCGCTCGCGCTCACGTGGGCCCTGGCCGCCCTGGCGCAGGCGCTGGCGTGGGCGTGGCAGCGCGCGCATCGCAATGCGGGGATCGTCGATGTGGTGTGGGCATTCGGCGTCGGCGGCGCGGCCGTCCTCGTCGCGGCGCTCGGGGATGGCGCGGTCCTGCCGCGCGTGGCGCTCGCGCTGCTCGGCGGCGCGTGGGGCCTGCGGCTCGGGCTGCATCTCCTGCGGCGCGTGCGGGGCGAAGGCGAAGACGGACGTTATGCGCAACTGCGCGAACGCTGGGACGGCGACCAGCGCAAGTGGTTCCTGTTCTTCCAGGCGCAGGCGCTGCTCATCGTGTTGTTCGCGGTGCCGCTCCTCGCCGTGGCGCGCAATCCGGTAACGGCGTGGACGCCGTGGTTGGTCGCGGGGATCGTGGTGTTCATCGCCTGCGTCGCGGGCGAGGCGGTCGCCGATGCGCAGCTCGCGCGCTTCCGCGCCGACCCCGCGAACAAGGGACGCACCTGTCGCAGCGGGCTGTGGCGGTTCTCGCGCCATCCCAACTACTTCTTCGAATGGCTGCACTGGTTCGCGTACGTGCTGCTGGCGATCGGCTCGCCGTGGCATTGGCTGGCGTGGACCGGGCCCGGGGTGATGTACGTGTTCCTGCGCTACCTGAGCGGCGTGCCCTTCACCGAGGCGCAAGCGCTGCGCACGCGCGGCGAGGACTACCGCGCCTACATGCGCGACACGCCGATGTTCTTCCCCTGAATCCCGAAACCGCCCGCCAAGCCTGCACGGAGCGCGCCATGAACACTGCCATCGAACACCTCGAGCCGCACCACGATGCGCCCGCGCCCGGCCTGCTCGGCCTGGCCGAACGGGGCTGGTTGCCCGATGCCGCGGTGCGCCTCGGCATCCGCAGACTGTGCGCGCAGCGGTTGCGCGACGAACGCGCGGGCGGACCTGCCCAACAGGAAGCCACGCTGCAGGCGCACCTGCGCATGCTGCGCAGCAGTCCGGTGGCCGTGCACGTCGATGCGGCGAACCGCCAGCACTATGAGCTGCCGGCCGCGTTCTTCCGCGCCTGCCTCGGGCCGCGCATGAAGTATTCCGGATGCCTGTATCCGCGCGGCGACGAAACGCTGGCCGAAGCCGAAGAGGCCATGCTGGCC carries:
- a CDS encoding anti-sigma factor; translation: MNVAADRLEPDVPRDDDLFAAEYALGVLDANERIEAQARIARDPAFAALVAAWDARFAAWLLRAQPQAPSAHVWPRVRTSLGWASVGDDTRPGRWNDVRTWRLATALAAAAAIAAISFALLQRPAPPAPPQVVVAPPAPAPTTPARPVTVLERDDGSTGWIASIDPGAAQVHLAPVPVPADAQGRVNELWVIPAGKAPISLGLVSTDKAQTIDVPAAVRDALRVGATLAVTLEPLAGIPHAAPSGPVVAKGGIAQI
- a CDS encoding Dps family protein, with the translated sequence MGKSEKSLSEDPNLGANAPDIDIGINADDRKAISESLMQVLADAFTLYLKTHNFHWNITGKMFNSLHLMFETQYNEQWIALDEIAERIRALGYNVPASYKDFQRLSTIKDDTTVEHTDWREMVRQLTLGNEAVSRTARKSLEIADKAGDDPTVDMLTSRLKVHEKNAWMLRSLLQ
- a CDS encoding sigma-70 family RNA polymerase sigma factor, with amino-acid sequence MTDLVLPERNADAIDALLARVAGGDRAAFEALYRDAAPLLLGICLRVLPDRAEAEDVLQDVFVTVWRKAAQFDGARARALTWMGAIARNRSIDRLRAMPNAPRAPMELAEEAPDPAPSPAMQAEASADKARLDDCVEQLEPRRRQLIRTAFFENVTYEELAARTGSPIGSIKSWIRRGLQQLKACLER
- a CDS encoding UDP-2,3-diacylglucosamine diphosphatase, with translation MRHRAAFVSDCHLGATHCHAAELATFLEQLQCERLYLVGDIVDLWWMACRRAQWGAAQNRVVEALHALRRAGTELIYIPGNHDRPARRFCGLALPAMRVRRRAIHVTADGRRLLVVHGDEFDAQTQFGGMQERVGDWLYDRILSGNALLNRARRRFGMRYWSLAEFLKRRSDAAERYIARYRQAGLDEVRRRGLDGIVCGHIHRAALEMRRGLIYANDGDWVESLTALVEDPDGTLRLLSHTHATLARLAPRPAFDLQRPLAA
- a CDS encoding glycosyltransferase; translated protein: MDLLMVSDVYFPRVNGVSTSIRTFVRALVALGHRVTLVAPDYGASDEQTARDTEFGPAFDVIRVPARVLFFDPEDRLMTARALRAVEARLASRRFDAVHVHTPFRAHGVGVRLARASGAPVVETYHTYFEEYIAHYLPWCPSPLLRLVARRLSRKLCHEVDHLIVPTTEMEAVLRTYGVRTPATVLPTGIDLDEFQGGDGQRFRAAQGLAPGAPVVATVSRLAIEKNIPFLLDVVARVVRDAPALRFVIAGEGPDEKRLRTRVRTLGLDANVVFVGNLDRRTTLLDCYRAADAFLFASPTETQGLVLIEAMALGIPIVSTAVMGTATVLRKARSAVVSGEHVEEFARHVLRVLRDDTLRIALSAAGPRDAAAWDNARLIQRALEVYATARPDAAALSIPLEERA
- the recQ gene encoding DNA helicase RecQ: MQAALDTLRHVFGYDAFRGAQGEIVAHVAGGGDALVLMPTGGGKSLCYQLPALLREGTAIVVSPLIALMQDQVEALRQLGVRAAFLNSSLDAGAALAVERAFSAGELDLLYVAPERLLTPRFLSLMDQARLALFAIDEAHCVSQWGHDFRPEYRQLTLLHERWPDVPRIALTATADAPTRREIVERLKLEEAQEFVSSFDRRNITYTVVAKQEARRQLLEFLSSRRGQSGIVYCLSRRKVEQTAEALSEKGIVALPYHAGLDSQVRAEHQRRFLREDGIVMCATIAFGMGIDKPDVRFVAHLDLPKSMEGYYQETGRAGRDGDPADAWMSYGLGDAVLLQRMIEEGDSGEDRKRLERRKLDALIGFCESTSCRRQSLLGYFGESHPGACGRCDNCISPPQSWDGTVAAQKALSCVYRTGQRFGAAHVIDVLRGAETQKIQQFGHERLSTYGVGKDLDAKQWRSVMRQLVAGGWLQVDVEGHGALRLTSESAALLKGERTLTLRAEAERLPKARREARASQGTAAMDDEATVRFDALRAWRASVAREQNVPAYVIFHDATLRQIALAEPTDLDALATISGVGATKLERYGSAVLEALSSAEA